CATAATCTGAATAATAGATCACATGATTTGGAAGGATTGCCTAAGGTTAACCAGGCGAATTGTCGAGGATTCATACCCCATACAAAGCTTGTAGTGCTTGTGAACTTCACATTCATCAATATCGTTGCAAGTGCGGTTGTCCTGTCCTAGTTGATATCCTGAATTGCATGAGCATCGATATCCCCCCCAGAAGTTGACACACTTTTGCTGGCAAAGGCCCGGAATAACTGAACACTCATCCACATCAAGGCAGGCCGTGTTACTCTCGTCCCCGTCGCTTGTCTTCTTCTGGAAGCCTGGCTTGCATTCACAATAAAACGAGCCAATGGTATTAAAGCAATGAGAATTCGAAGGACACACACGTTGATCCTGTGCGCATTCGTCAATATCCTGGCAGGTGCTTACGCCATTGGACAAATGTTTTAGCTCATGACCCGTCGGACAGGCACAGATGTAGCTGCCGTTCCGATTGCGGCATATTTGTCTGTCGCCACAGTTGTGCTCGCCTGTCTCGCATTCATTAATATCTGTGTTGAGGAAAATCTAACTTGGCTTGGGAAACAGATATAGTTTTCAGACCTTTTCACGTACCAATACACGATGTTCCCTCTGGCGTTGATTTATAGCCAGCCTTGCACTGCAAAAGACTTTCGCAGCGGAAATGACCATTGGTATTGATGCATCTTTGATGGGTTCCACAAGGATTGTTTTCAACACATTCGTTTATATCTATATATGTTTAGAACAAATAAGGAAACGGGTTTAAAATGCAGAACTTATTTCTAAAATATCAACGAATTTCAGGCAGGTTGGTTGATCCGAATATAGCTATGCATAGTCTCAAATTGAATGGATTGTCAGTTAAATTCAACATAGGAACATGGAACTTTTATGTATAATTACCGACACATGCGCCGAGATTATTCCTGTGAAAACCAGTGGAGCAGGGTAATCGTGATATGGTAGAGCCATAGTAGCCGTGCTGAGAATAAAGTGGGTATGGATATTTTGAATAGTGAGTCCTTGAAACTGGCTCCGTGAAAGTGGGTGTAGCCGTTGATGAAGTAGTTGATGGCGTGGCCGTTGTGGttgtacttgttgttgttttcctaTAGCAGCGAAAGGATCCCTTCGTGTTGTAGCAATCGAAATTCGGCTGGCAGTTATGAGTATTGAGTTCacattcatcatcatctttaaagatatttaaattggtaatatttatgtagatttatttaaatgcgTGGTGGGATAACCTGTTATGTCTACTGATGGATGGGTACAGTGTTCTTCATATTGTTTTCATCgcattttgattttcaatagtttcaaaaaaaaacgactaccctaaatgtgtgtgtgtttgtgtatataaTTCTTTTggtaatttgtttattttgactAGTTTTTaaatcagggctcggcacggccctatcccatgggtgcggggcaaggcgctgctgctgcgctgccctcacgtacaagcgtattacagtgattcgtaccaataccaatgttccgttttgcgtgcgtcttcacacacaaacgcaaaaacggctcgttaattgtatagGTGCCGAGCCCTGTTTTAAATACACCATTAATCAAATGGCCGCCCTTTCTGTAGAAAACCATATACCTCGGAATCGGATCGCTACATCAGCTGTCTTTGTTTTGTAACTATTTTCTACACAAAGTAATGTTAATTATATTCAGCTATgaacatacttacatatgtatgtacatatgtacatatgtatgtattcagtTAGATTTCTTACCATCGCAAATCCCTGTTTCAGCGTTCAATGTGTAGCCCGTTCCGCAACTTTGAAGACGctaaaaaccaaagaagaattaaataaacatttaagaaataataagtgtgtgtgtaggtaCCGTGCAAATATATGAGCCGATCGTGTTATCACATCTTTGAGTTGGTAGGCAGTTGTGATTGTTAATAGAACACTCATTAATGTCTATTCAGGTAGGCAAGTGAATGTGtattgaaaaaaaattttaaaagaaaaataaactgGGAGTCGTACAACATACCGACGCACTCATTTTGAGTGATATCCAGACGGAATCCCATCTGGCATTGGCAGGAAAAACTGCCTAGCGTGTTAAGGCACTCCTGAAGGTGAGCATGGCATGTGTGGGTTGTATTATTAGTGCACTCATTAATATCGGAGCAAATTCCCCCTTCGAGATAAAAACCAATGTCACAGGATTGGCTCTCGGATGAGGTACAGTTAAAGCCGCCGGCGTAATTTGAGCATTGTTGGTCAGGTTCACATGGCGACGGCGACTCTTCGCATTCGTTGTCATctagacacatacatatgtagaattGAATTCCGTTAATTCTAGTTTAGTGAAcattgcactatgggtaaaaagcccgaatttttggcatttatgtaattttttttgggtaaaatatttgagtgcgacttaacttttctgattcctaaatatccagatagaacaaaactggttttagaagatttttacctagtaacatatgttttttttgcgcgctttcaaagtcggctgattttgagatgctttgacttgtcaaaaagtgcgggaaaaattgagcaacttgcCGCTGTAACTGTAGCtcgattacaaagtttatatacaagtaaaaatatggaaataacagGTTGAggatttaaattaattgttaatacatgtttttgtctagttgtgtgtagttatttaattgtccaatgttttgttaGTGTGTCTTTTTAGCCAGAtactaacaattgcacgtatgtacatatgtattttgtgtggaatattacttttgcacagcacaccactgcacagaaGTTCAAGTTACTTGTTGTTAtccaaatattatagaatcTCGTGGTGTTATcgtgaagcagacgcaataaaatgttgtaatttaaagagtattgacaaaaactgactaattaaagatgaaactattacaattcaaacgaaaattatcgcatttaattttcttagttaaacaagtactaagcgaaattcaattgtacgttggagcgattccaatcaaattacttttaaccaaacaatcattcaatcagtcaatcaaatatattttttaaaacttctaaaatgttttaaaggatcttttatcataattaatcttttgaacacctttttttataattaatacgACGTCAATGGGTTCCAGTTTGTATGGGGCCGGGAGGTAAGCGGGGTCCAAATGACTAAATGttttttccgaaattctactttagtttaacgaacattcatgccaatttttagagctctagctcttttggtttggttaatgccaaaaaaacatgctttttacccatagtgaaTTGTGTAAAGATGGCTGTATGTAATTAATTTAGCTATTaagatatttacatacatatgtatgtacgtacatatgtgtatgtatttgatGTATGTAATTAATGGAGCTATtaagatatgtatgtacatacatatgtacatttgtgtacatatgtatttgctCCACTGCGTGGAgaatttggaaaaaaaacgacaAACCTCATTGCATTCCTAATATTTTTTCCCTAAGCGTTAAATAAGATATATGTAGACTTAAGGACTCACCTTCGCATTTTAGTACGTTAGCAGCATAGTGATATCCCGATGGACACTTGTTCAATTTTATATTAAGGCAATGATAGCCGCCAATCGTATTGTGGCAGTATTGGGTCAACAGGCAGTCGTGAAGCTTCTCGCTGCATTCGTCAATGTCAAGGCACTTTCCATGTTGATGGTCAAGATAGTATCCATCGGGACATATGCTCTTTTTTTCCGATGAGCATGTtacgttgttgttgtccagtTGAAATCCAGAGTGGCACTTACATTGATATGCATCAAATGTGTTCTCACAAATGTGAGCGCATAGGTTTGGAATTTTGCCACAAATATCGTCTAGATTTACAACAGAGAATTAATCTGTTGCATACACTAAGGAGCACACACTTTGGACTTACCATCATCTGTTAGGACAATCGTACCATCTGACGAATTCTCAAGATCCTCTTCAAGACCCAAGTCACTTTCTAATTGTTGACTTATATATAACCCTTCATCGGATTTAGAATTTAAATCACTGTCTTCGTTACAGCAAGCCCGATAGGATTCAATAgcagaaagaaatgaaaataatggATCACTGCAGTTCTGTTTACTTGCCTTGACTGCCAAGCCAACTTGACACGCTCGACAACAGCCCGCATAGGCATTACAGTTTGAATGTACATCCTTGTCGCACCGCGTTCTGTTCAGCGCCGCCAATCGACCCAATTCACAATTTTTGTGGTCCAATTCTCGCGAACAACACACTTCCTGGGTGGAGTGACACAGTCCAAGCCACAATGGCGGGATAATGGATGCGGAGGAATCAATATTTTCACAGGAATCCATAGTTCGTGCATGCCGTAGCCCActtatgcaacattttctaaTATAGTCAGAAATGTTGTCTAAAAAAGAAATTAGTTCATTTGAACGTTCAATCATCCAAAATCTGTACCATacataatatgcataaatacagCAGACTACAGatataaaaacgaaataaaaccaaaggggacgtgtgagacgcttcttacgcgtcacaacttttatacccggcactcagtactacatctgtacattagcggttatttgtcaaattttaagttttttcttcatctgtcatctacatctacaacacttctcacaccaacacgctcctttagctcgcccccttccctagacccacacactgcagactcacggcagaggcagagccagcggccggcggccagtgtgcggccactgcgcgaagcagtgtgtgaatgagagaatgtgcaaaaaacaaatataagctgcgggacggggtgggtttggcaacaatttggtgatctgatagatatggtcattccctacggaatggcgtttttagtagaattgtagatttgggaggttttcgcccttttgcggaggcggaagggggcgtggctaatttttgaaatacacttgtaacagtgtgagcacactgaagtatggatgcaatatttggtggctctagcttttatggtctctgagatccaggcgctcaacaagacggacggacggacagacggacggacagacagacaggcagacatggctcaatcgactcggctattgatgctgatcaagaatatatatactttatggggtcggagacgtttccttctgtgcgttacaaattATGCGTTacgtgcacaaatacaatataccctatttactcttcgagtaccgggtataatgaaatAGGTGAGAAGAAAATTTTGAATGCAAAGTATTTAAGATATTTGAACATTTCCCAtaatggatgtatgtatgtatttatgtgcatgcattcatgcatatgtatgtgccgatgtacatatgtatgtacactttgtgcattgtttttctgtgctcatctatgtacagttgtgttcaatgaaatagtagtgccgcgccacacaattttcacaactatttttaagacgcttccagtctttcgaattgaacaagtgatacctttttggaaagcctgaaatgttcacattagaacccagaaagaatcctggaacatttgcattccatcttcttgttttacatgactttagaaaaatacccataaaaactgctgttcaataaaatagtagtgctgggtgcaagtattaaaaaaaaaataaaaaaaaaattaaatcaattcaaaaaagttaccatcagtaagcttagtttatatattgaatatttagatgaaagaaatgtttgaatatagcggtacttttgtttttggagcgtagaagtaatcaatgAACGGTCCAAAttgggagactttagaattcgactaaaaactaaaatcaggaggtataatgaaattcaaaactaatttgaatgtgcttttactgttatattaaatagtttaaactaaaagaagcaccctgaaaaaaatgattttttatgcgaaaaaaaattgtcttttagtagatggtcgaagatggttgaaggcaagaccaaggtcttcaatatcctcaaaagttatgaaaacaattttatatcgctctgaaagtgttttgatagctaatacacgactgattacacattattaagttgcaagaggtccccggaagctacgcgtttgagaatataagcacatgggtacacgactcatgttttgaaaaatgaggacatgaggcatgtggactgggccgtgtcacagtccgaaaaatacttttttgacagatgagtgtaaagttgttttatatggtaagaaagactcaaaagaatatgtttggtgttcacagatatctgataactgcccaaattcttgaaaaaacaacattgggcatgttgggttgacccttatgggctacagcccatataaactcttacttcctagccttatactgacgtatttcataaagtggtgtgtgccaacatactttttaatacaatacagtaatataactattgaaaaatgcctatcaaaaggatctgtcatcaagataatgatctgaaacacgcaagaaagctcgctaggaatggaattttatccgaaGAGGTCaacacttttccatgtcttgctcagtctctagaccaaaatcccaacgaaatcttattgtaaaatgtgaaatgtgctattactattacaaatccgtcaaccagagcacagtttTACCAAGGTGTTTAAgaattatagtctcagatcttatttaagcttgggcagtaccttatttacacatgacAGGTGGGCGTAAGGCCATagtgaaaaacaaatttgattaaaaactacatattaaacctcaagaaacatatagaacatgaaacatatgcattaattccactttcgtattttatttcgattttaaaaaaaaaaaaaactactactattttattgaacagcatttttataggtatttttcttaagtcatgtaaaacaagaagatggaatgcaaatgttccaggattctttctgggttataatgtgtacattttaggctttccaaaaaggtatcacttgttcaattcgaaagactggaagggtctcaaaaaaatagttgtgaaaaattgtgtggcgcggcactactatttcattgaacacaactgtatgtatgtatatatgcacaAATTTAACCGAATACAAAGTACATACAGGGGTAGCTAAGAGTTAGCAATACATTTTAATACTAATTTACAGTCTACTTACCGCTTGCCAAGGTTTCATCGGCATTGTGCCAAATCATCAATATATAAATCATAAACCATATGTGTCCAAATTTGATCGAGGTAATCATATTAACCGGTGTTCCTCTTTTACTCTTTTACTGACTTCTAAAACGTTTCGCAATACGAACTCAACAGTCCagaaaattatggaaaatagGAATGAACGTTGCGCGCGTACGCTTGTCCGCATTGCCTCAGACAGACACTATCACTAGAACATGTGCAGCCAGCAATTCTgaagctatgtacatatgtatgtacatctatatTGGGATTAGCGCAGATAAAATTCTAGAACAAAGAACTGTTCAGTCTTGGCCTCGTGTGAACGGAGTGTATAGGGGGCCCCATCCCCCTACACGtgctcgtacatatgtatgtatgtatgtacatacatacgttcaCACTACACGcatatcatatgtacatacatatgtattcataaatatttatttatatacatacatatgtacatacatatgtttatgcTTTTCTGTTCGTAACACTAAAGCATAGAGTTCTCGTGTGTGGAGCTCAAGGCtgaatttgaataaatatgtatgtatgtatgttcttTTCAGTACTTTCTggaaaaaactaaacacatgcatttttatacccggtactcgaagagtaaatagggtatattgtatttgtgcacaaagtgaatgtatgtaacgcacagaaggaacgtctccgaccccataaagtatatatattattgatcagcatcaatagccgagtcgattgagccatgtctgtctgtccgtccgtctgtccgtccgtcttgttgagcgcctggatctcagagaccataaaagctagagccaccaaattttgcatccatacttctgtgtgctcacactgttacaagtgtatttcaaaaaagagccaagcccccttccgcctccgcaaaagggcgaaaacctcccaaatctacaattctactaaaaacgccattccgtagggaatgaccatatctatcagatcaccaaattggggcattattggagcattattatagccacaatgaagaaattaattagcagtggccaaacccaccccgttccgcagcctatatttgttttttacatattctccgattcacactctgcttcgcgcagtgtgtggcgtctgcccctgcagttcctccgcctctgttatagccgtggctaaacccaccccgtcccgcagcttatattttttttttgcacattctctcatttacacactgcttcgcgcagtggccgcacactggccgtctgccgctggctctgcctctgccgctgtctctgtgttggtgtgagaagtgttgtagatgtagatgacagatgaagaaaaaacttaaaatttgacaaataaccgctaatgtacagatgtagtactgagtgccaggtataaaagttgtgacgcgtaagaagcgtctcacacgtcccttctcgtttgttttatggaaatgcaaatattaaaatacttATACTAGCGGTTAAGCAAATAGTTAAACCTTAgtaaaaacatacatacatacatatgtaaatatgtacatatgtaaatatatgtaagtctaggatatatttatgtatgtgtgtttatttgattttttatatttttatttaatgtaaCTGGAATTTGTTTAATAGCACTGTCCTTCCTCTATTGACACTATAGCAGATTTAGATCCGTTACCGTATGCGTTGACTGGATTGCATATGGTGTTATTGATCATCATGTTGACATCGCCCTTTAAAATGCGGAAATTGATTTCTGAATAATCCAACTGGCTATACAAGTAAATCGGCAGACGATTGCTCATTATCCACACGCTTTGATTTTCTCCATCGTCCACTTTTAAATCATTGGGGAACTGAATGAGTGTTGAGGAGACATTCGGATCGAGGAGTTTTCCCAAATTGGACCGCGTATATGGTTTGGCTGTGTCCCAGCAACCAATGTTATCTCGGTGAACTTGTGTATAGAACATTACACCATTTCTTGCAATACCAGATGTGGAGGATTGACCATTGTATCCGCGATCGCCaattgaaaagaaatattGGGCGTTGTCCTGACTTTTATTTTCCCATAAGGATTCGGTTAGCAAGAGGTCGGTCGATACTATAAATTcctaatgaaaataaaatattttaaaaagaaTAGTACGTTAATAAGTAATAAATAGGTACATATGGTAAATAAGACAATTTATTCTATGAACATAGCAAGAAATGATTTGTTTAGACTGTTCGAACTGACACAGCCTCTGCGAGGATATAAATACTAATACggaagtatatatgtacatacatacatacatatttctcgAATAGCTTACCTTAAAACTTGCCATTGGATGGAAATAAAGCACTCGCTGCTTACTCTTCAGATCATAAGATATACTCATGCCAAACACACCATCCAGCCATTGAAAGTTCAATCCATATACCTTAAAGTCAGAAGCCACTGGATTTGGTGAAAAATTGTAGTTGGTTACTCGCCAGCTTTTATTCTTGGCCAAGCTATAAACAACAAGTCCGAACCGCCATACGTCTGCCACAATTGCATGTGCGTCTTCGCAACGATCACCCACTTCCATAATGATATTAGAGTGCAGAGAATCCTCTTTGATCTGCGATTTAGGCAAATCATAGCGAACGATCATTTGGTCTGTGCCTAGGTCAAAAGCCACTATTTTCGGAGGGcaaatttgattaatattAATGGTGGCATTAACAATACCAGAGTCGATAAGCCAGAGCCGGTTACATGCGTCTACGGTAGTTCGATATACCGAAATCAGTTTCGAACAGTCTGGATTATATGGATTTCCATGAGCTTCCCAATTGGGATATGGTTTAATTGGTGGGCTTAATTCCCTCGTCGGGAAGGGAATAGTCCCTAAACTTGCGGGTACGCCGTCTTTCCAACGTGGCGTGGTAATAAATAGTCGGTTATTATTaatgtcaatgtcaatgccCAAAGGAAGGTTATTTTTCGGTATAAAGTCTCTGCGGATAAGATAAAAGGTACAGTTGTGTCTAATTGATTGCATACAGCTAAGCTTAATTTTTTTAACGCATCTTTTACAGAGAAGCAGGGAAGAAAATTTACAATTGATCTGACGCactatacatacaaacatatattgtaggttaaaaataaaaaaaaaatcatattaTATATCAAATTTTGGAGTCACATCCGACAGATGAATTTCACAAAACAGCAGCTTTATGCTGCGAGACTAGATTGCATGGAGAAGGCAGAATGATAGATGGAATGGAATAGAGATAGAGTATATGGAATCGAATAGGGAtaagatgtacatatgtatgtatgtatgtctagTTTCGACGCTTATCAAGACGGACTGAAGAACATGTCTTGTCGaaaattgttgctggcttATACTTTATTGGCTCACAGATTCCTTCTTCTCTGTATTGGAAGCTTATGGGGAAACTCATAATAAGCTCTGCAAGGTTATAACgaaactttttgttggttacCCATTCATAATTGCTTGTTGGCGTTCGACAAAAGTTGGATATTCAAAGTCCAAATATTTCCACTCATTTATAATCTTAAGTTGACTTTCACGCTCTTGGAAGCTCGGCTGAATTGCATGGCCATAGCCTTCATTTAGTGACTCAACAAAACTAACACTATTGACAAATTTAATAAGAAGCGTAAGCTGAAGAGTAATTTTCCAACTATATTTAATGGAATATCGAATCATGACTGCATAAGCTGTTAAGTGAACGGGTTGGCTTTCTACTTttgatatgtatgtaacataTGTAACTCTTTCCAATTGATCAATATCTCCGACTGAACGATAAACAACTAACTGGGGGTGCTGCTGATGGCAGGTTTTAACCAACTGGGACTTAACGTTTTACAGCTTAAAGCTTCAAGTTTGTTTCTCAGATACAAGTTTCTCATTTACCAGCCTTTTACCAAATATTAGTTTTAAGcttttacacccggtactcatTGAGTACCTTAAAAATGTGTGTCATATTTAATGGCTCtgtcatatatgtatgtacatatgaacatatgtatataaattatattaaatattcttgaTTAGCCTCTAAAAGATATATACGTTATGAGTTATGCAAattgtacaatatatttttacctaaagaaaaataatccagtctatgtaagtacatacatgtacatacatatgtaagtacatacatacatatgtatgtacatacatacaaatgtctGTATATCACGAAATCACAGGGGCGGGAACGAGAAACTTTCACTGAACGAGAAAAAGAAAGCGAGAACGAGCTCGTAGGAGGGGTGTCAACATTGTGAGCTGTGCAAGCCATTACAATTCGATGCGatattttccagttttccaACATGGGTTCTTTCGGGTTTCTTTTATCTTCCAAATTTTGAATACAACAGATTTTTACGATTTGCCCAATTAACCCGTACGCTCTATCCCTTAAAGTAAATATCTGaggatatgtatgtaactttttacatacatatgtatgttatgaTGAGCTgttacatattgtacatattgtCCTAGGCAACTATCAATTTGGAGCCCTCCTtatcgaaaagtaaatagggtatattgtatttttggtggaaaaatgtaacacagaaggaaacgtatccgaccctataaagtacaTACGTCTATCTATTCTTGATCAATATatatagccgagtcgatacaGTATGCCAGTATGTAtgcctgtccgtcctgatgagcgcctggtaCTCAGAGAGTTAGAGCaacaaagttttgcatccaCTTCTGTAATATCACActattacaagtgtatttcgtCACGAAAGcgtcatacatacatacatatgtacatacatatatccacgAGGAGAAATGTTGTTCCAAAACGAAATATGTCCGCGCGAAGAGATCTCGTTTTTGAAACTATCAGTGGTTTTTAGCCGTTTGTTCGGATAAACACTATTTGATTTGCTGCCGAAAtgttatttaaaatatttaatatcatatatatatgtatgtatgtacatatgtatatatgtatgctgCGGCATCAATATTATGCATTTTCACCACTATTACATTTGTTATCGGTAATGTGCTCCACTAAACAAAGAAACAtcattttacaaatatttttctttattatcCAGAGCTGGTTTTCGTCACTGGCGTGCACAACATAGTATATTTTTATTCTATTTGTAGGCTATTGTCTGGtgtagaaaaatgttttctttgaaCATAGTAATGAAAACTACCAACGCCCACGACCGTTTCCAGctgcaccaccgccaccgcgtCCTCTGTTAAATCCTCCGCCTCCACGACCGGCTCCTCTAAAGCCACTGCCTCCAAAGCTGTTGCGTGAACCTCGGCCACCTAAttagaatatatgtatttgatttaacaatataaatatatagtcaatatatttgatttaaaagcATTACCCATTCCACCTCGATTAAAACCACCCTTTGGACCTCCAGGTCCACCTGATGCGCCTTTTTTCTTAAGTCCTTTTGGCTGTGGGGGTTTTGGTAAAAACCTTGCGATAGGCAATAGCTTTCCAGGATCAATAAATAATGTTTGATCTGGTTTGAAACTGTTTGCATAGACATTTTCCGACAATTTAATGGACACGGAGTAATCACGAACTGTGCCAAATATTTCATCAATTTTCCCAATCTGTTCCTTGTTTTCGAGGAATATTGGTGCATTGAAATAAGGAACATCCTCTATCGCGACTTTGCAAATTAAGTCATTCTGACAACTATAAGCGAATTGTCCTATGGGAATGACACGATCTGGCGGACCTATAAATTATTACGGTATTATCGGTATGCATTATAAACAGAAAAATCGGACTAACCATTATCAAACGCTCCACGACCTCCTCCTCCCCGGCCACCACCACGGTTGAATCCTCCTCCTCTGTTG
This sequence is a window from Drosophila subobscura isolate 14011-0131.10 chromosome dot, UCBerk_Dsub_1.0, whole genome shotgun sequence. Protein-coding genes within it:
- the LOC117902916 gene encoding protein yellow; its protein translation is MIRYSIKYSWKITLQLTLLIKFVNSVSFVESLNEGYGHAIQPSFQERESQLKIINEWKYLDFEYPTFVERQQAIMNGDFIPKNNLPLGIDIDINNNRLFITTPRWKDGVPASLGTIPFPTRELSPPIKPYPNWEAHGNPYNPDCSKLISVYRTTVDACNRLWLIDSGIVNATININQICPPKIVAFDLGTDQMIVRYDLPKSQIKEDSLHSNIIMEVGDRCEDAHAIVADVWRFGLVVYSLAKNKSWRVTNYNFSPNPVASDFKVYGLNFQWLDGVFGMSISYDLKSKQRVLYFHPMASFKEFIVSTDLLLTESLWENKSQDNAQYFFSIGDRGYNGQSSTSGIARNGVMFYTQVHRDNIGCWDTAKPYTRSNLGKLLDPNVSSTLIQFPNDLKVDDGENQSVWIMSNRLPIYLYSQLDYSEINFRILKGDVNMMINNTICNPVNAYGNGSKSAIVSIEEGQCY
- the LOC117902918 gene encoding probable H/ACA ribonucleoprotein complex subunit 1, producing the protein MAFGRPRGGGGGRGFRSGGGISGGGGFKSGGGFNRGGGFNRGGGRGGGGRGAFDNGPPDRVIPIGQFAYSCQNDLICKVAIEDVPYFNAPIFLENKEQIGKIDEIFGTVRDYSVSIKLSENVYANSFKPDQTLFIDPGKLLPIARFLPKPPQPKGLKKKGASGGPGGPKGGFNRGGMGGRGSRNSFGGSGFRGAGRGGGGFNRGRGGGGAAGNGRGRW
- the LOC117902915 gene encoding fibulin-1 isoform X2, encoding MSASRLQSCGTGYTLNAETGICDDDDECELNTHNCQPNFDCYNTKGSFRCYRKTTTSTTTTATPSTTSSTATPTFTEPVSRTHYSKYPYPLYSQHGYYGSTISRLPCSTGFHRNNLGACVDINECVENNPCGTHQRCINTNGHFRCESLLQCKAGYKSTPEGTSCIDINECETGEHNCGDRQICRNRNGSYICACPTGHELKHLSNGVSTCQDIDECAQDQRVCPSNSHCFNTIGSFYCECKPGFQKKTSDGDESNTACLDVDECSVIPGLCQQKCVNFWGGYRCSCNSGYQLGQDNRTCNDIDECEVHKHYKLCMGLCINTSGSYQCNCPRGYTLASDMNTCRDIDECADSVNDVCTGRNDICTNIRGSFKCTTVNCPYGYTNDLEQKNRCRQNNNFCEGEDCYTKPSAYTYNFITFVSKLMIPPDGRTIFTLRGPMWYDNIDFDLKIVRIQASINIERATENHFDTLKSNNQVNLLLKRSLEGPQDIEMELSMTVFTNGMPRGKSVAKLFLFVSQHPF
- the LOC117902915 gene encoding fibulin-1 isoform X1 gives rise to the protein MITSIKFGHIWFMIYILMIWHNADETLASDNISDYIRKCCISGLRHARTMDSCENIDSSASIIPPLWLGLCHSTQEVCCSRELDHKNCELGRLAALNRTRCDKDVHSNCNAYAGCCRACQVGLAVKASKQNCSDPLFSFLSAIESYRACCNEDSDLNSKSDEGLYISQQLESDLGLEEDLENSSDGTIVLTDDDDICGKIPNLCAHICENTFDAYQCKCHSGFQLDNNNVTCSSEKKSICPDGYYLDHQHGKCLDIDECSEKLHDCLLTQYCHNTIGGYHCLNIKLNKCPSGYHYAANVLKCEDDNECEESPSPCEPDQQCSNYAGGFNCTSSESQSCDIGFYLEGGICSDINECTNNTTHTCHAHLQECLNTLGSFSCQCQMGFRLDITQNECVDINECSINNHNCLPTQRCDNTIGSYICTRLQSCGTGYTLNAETGICDDDDECELNTHNCQPNFDCYNTKGSFRCYRKTTTSTTTTATPSTTSSTATPTFTEPVSRTHYSKYPYPLYSQHGYYGSTISRLPCSTGFHRNNLGACVDINECVENNPCGTHQRCINTNGHFRCESLLQCKAGYKSTPEGTSCIDINECETGEHNCGDRQICRNRNGSYICACPTGHELKHLSNGVSTCQDIDECAQDQRVCPSNSHCFNTIGSFYCECKPGFQKKTSDGDESNTACLDVDECSVIPGLCQQKCVNFWGGYRCSCNSGYQLGQDNRTCNDIDECEVHKHYKLCMGLCINTSGSYQCNCPRGYTLASDMNTCRDIDECADSVNDVCTGRNDICTNIRGSFKCTTVNCPYGYTNDLEQKNRCRQNNNFCEGEDCYTKPSAYTYNFITFVSKLMIPPDGRTIFTLRGPMWYDNIDFDLKIVRIQASINIERATENHFDTLKSNNQVNLLLKRSLEGPQDIEMELSMTVFTNGMPRGKSVAKLFLFVSQHPF